A single Dermacentor albipictus isolate Rhodes 1998 colony chromosome 3, USDA_Dalb.pri_finalv2, whole genome shotgun sequence DNA region contains:
- the LOC135920584 gene encoding uncharacterized protein, with product MSSVGAASAAQQGRGTRIFASEDPEYQVLLPQLPTGRIVLNTVFLHADVRARPYRVEHFRDALASLGLLADVIALGAYQMSHVWAVTFKSDEGVKRLSSAKNLKVNEHRCIVVDPANQAVRLKLHWMLHNVSDEDIRTALLPFGKVTDVFHEKWRVQGVQDKASSTRAVSLVLKTGMTIEDLPHQLRVAGEQTLVVVPGRAPLCLKCRNTGHVRRDCRVPRCAVCRRYGHQDTECVKTYSSVAGPALREDVADLLMDEADVDEASRVLVPPADTVATPSVPAAKSTKVVKVLPTGPKDAVQRACDEGAKEESAAKSATAEEAATEHRPATPLKDVEESSASNAAMKRARDSTGSLDGNLDGNLDNGAKDEPPPKAQAGRRAPVRPKPNIPPDRRPAAKPPK from the coding sequence ATGAGCTCCGTaggagcggcttcagcggcccaGCAGGGCCGCGGTACCAGGATTTTTGCCTCAGAAGACCCGGAATACCAAGTTTTGCTGCCTCAATTGCCGACAGGTCGGATagttttaaatacagtttttctgcatgcggatGTGCGTGCCAGGCCGTATCGTGTGGAACATTTCCGAGATGCGTTGGCTAGCTTAGGCCTACTTGCTGATGTCATCGCCCTAGGGGCGTATCAGATGAGCCACGTTTGGGCGGTTACTTTCAAGAGCGACGAAGGCGTGAAAAGGCTTTCAAGCGCCAAGAACCTCAAGGTGAATGAACATCGGTGCATTGTCGTTGATCCAGCCAATCAGGCCGTGCGGCTGAAGCTGCATTGGATGCTTCATAACGTGTCGGACGAGGATATACGGACAGCTCTGTTACCGTTCGGAAAGGTCACGGACGTTTTCCATGAAAAGTGGCGTGTTCAAGGAGTTCAAGATAAAGCATCGTCGACACGGGCGGTGTCCCTGGTTCTGAAGACGGGTATGACCATAGAAGACCTGCCCCATCAACTTCGTGtagctggtgagcagaccctagTTGTGGTACCGGGCAGAGCACCCCTTTGCCTGAAGTGCCGAAACACCGGACATGTCCGACGTGACTGCCGCGTCCCGAGATGTGCAGTATGCCGTCGCTACGGCCACCAGGATACGGAATGTGTTAAGACTTACTCATCCGTCGCAGGACCTGCGCTTCGAGAGGACGTGGCTGACCTGTTAATGGACGAGGCTGACGTTGATGAGGCTTCCCGCGTGCTAGTACCACCGGCGGACACAGTTGCAACACCTTCTGTGCCGGCGGCTAAATCCACGAAGGTGGTAAAAGTGCTGCCTACGGGCccgaaagatgcagtgcaaaggGCATGCGACGAAGGAGCCAAAGAAGAATCGGCCGCAAAATCTGCCACTGCCGAGGAGGCCGCCACGGAGCACAGACCGGCAACTCCCCTGAAGGACGTCGAAGAATCGAGCGCAAGCAATGCGGCTATGAAAAGAGCGAGGGACTCGACCGGCAGCCTGGACGGCAACCTGGACGGCAACCTTGACAACGGGGCCAAAGACGAGCCGCCGCCAAAAGCGCAGGCGGGTCGTCGTGCGCCCGTGCGCCCGAAGCCAAACATCCCGCCGGACAGACGGCCAGCGGCAAAACCGCCTAAGTAG